Proteins co-encoded in one Brassica rapa cultivar Chiifu-401-42 chromosome A02, CAAS_Brap_v3.01, whole genome shotgun sequence genomic window:
- the LOC103854281 gene encoding probable protein S-acyltransferase 7, which produces MYVVPPPPRSDSGSNSDLRVYQTWKGSNKFFLQGRFVFGPDVRSLALTICLIAVPVTIFCIFVARKLMDDFSDNWGVSIVSVAVVFTIYDLILLLLTSGRDPGIIPRNAHPPEPEPLDNSNVDAGAGQTPQLRLPRIKEVEVDGVTFKVKYCDTCMLYRPPRCSHCSICNNCVEKFDHHCPWVGQCIGRRNYRFFFMFVFSTTLLCIYVFAFCWVYIRKITESEHTTIWKAMLKTPASIVLILYTFISMWFVGGLTAFHLYLISTNQTTYENFRYRYDRRSNPHNKGVVNNFKETFCSAIPPSKNDFRAMVHREPPLPPRSVAGGFMSPNMGKASDDIEMGRKAVWADMGSAMSEHGGDGKDGNNERLHVKDGELGELSPDVRTTVDEQSDRPSMHPRRSSWGRKSGSWDMSPEVMALAARVGGEQNQNGGGSSSGSGLVTENRPT; this is translated from the exons atgtatGTAGTGCCTCCGCCTCCGCGATCCGATTCGGGATCCAACTCTGATTTACGGGTTTACCAAACTTGGAAAGGCAGCAAT aaattcTTTCTTCAGGGAAGATTTGTATTCGGACCAGACGTGAGATCACTGGCCCTAACAATATGTCTCATCGCTGTCCCTGTTACAATCTTCTGCATCTTTGTCGCCAGGAAGCTAATGGATGACTTCTCTGATAACTGGGGAGTATCCATAGTATCTGTCGCCGTCGTCTTCACCATTTAT GATTTGATTCTTCTGCTGCTTACATCCGGAAGAGATCCAGGAATCATCCCTAGAAACGCTCATCCTCCTGAGCCTGAACCTCTTGACAACAGCAACGTGGATGCAGGAGCTGGCCAGACTCCTCAGCTGAGACTCCCTCGCATTAAGGAAGTAGAGGTTGATGGGGTTACGTTTAAGGTCAAGTACTGTGACACTTGCATGCTCTATAGGCCTCCTCGCTGTTCCCACTGCTCTATTTGTAACAACTGCGTTGAAAAGTTTGACCATCACTGCCCTTGGGTTGGCCAATGTATTGGGCGA AGGAACTACAGATTCTTCTTCATGTTTGTCTTCTCCACGACACTTCTCTGTATATATGTGTTTGCCTTCTGTTGGGTTTACATAAGGAAGATCACTGAGTCAGAGCATACAACCATTTGGAAGGCAATGCTCAAAACTCCTGCTTCTATTGTATTGATACTCTACACATTCATATCTATGTGGTTCGTTGGTGGCTTGACAGCTTTCCATCTATATCTCATCAGCACAAACCAG ACTACATATGAGAATTTCAGATACAGATATGACCGGAGAAGCAACCCACACAACAAAGGAGTGGTTAACAACTTCAAAGAAACGTTTTGTTCTGCTATCCCTCCTTCAAAGAACGACTTTAGAGCCATGGTCCATCGTGAACCTCCATTGCCTCCAAGATCTGTAGCAGGGGGTTTCATGAGTCCAAACATGGGTAAAGCCAGTGATGATATTGAGATGGGAAGGAAGGCTGTTTGGGCTGACATGGGTTCAGCAATGTCAGAACATGGTGGTGATGGCAAAGATGGTAACAATGAGAGGCTACATGTTAAGGACGGTGAGTTGGGAGAGCTTTCTCCAGATGTTAGGACGACGGTTGATGAACAGAGTGATAGGCCGAGTATGCACCCGAGGCGCTCAAGCTGGGGAAGGAAAAGCGGAAGCTGGGATATGTCCCCAGAAGTTATGGCCTTAGCAGCTAGAGTGGGAGGAGAGCAAAACCAGAACGGTGGAGGAAGCAGCAGTGGAAGTGGTCTAGTGACTGAGAACCGGCCTACATAG
- the LOC103854282 gene encoding double-stranded RNA-binding protein 3 encodes MYKNQLQELAQRSCFSLPSYTCTREGPDHAPRFKACVNFNGEIFESPTYCSTLRQAEHSAAEVALSALSSKGPSKSLTARVLDETGIYKNLLQETAHRAGLDLPVYTSVRSGPGHVPTFSCTVELAGMRFNGESAKTKKQAEKNAAIAAWFSLRKMPTSLDSQRGEEKEREVVARVLSRFRPKEGRRREQHHSRRRAIRHDTRDMLCEKLRMINPYTNEASPSSLKHHQTLLPPRLWPSTTNLQQQSKVKSLLEKSQEQAGLKQRSPDDAKPEMIIKSFPLSSMERRNCYSKLLPFPEMFAGGFGLNHQKLAPSVHMRSVIPVCSAPPPKPLSPFNGSNTSSCSAPSSLGTEGQEKKSLMELELESKSDRTHD; translated from the exons ATGTACAAGAATCAGTTGCAAGAGCTAGCACAGAGAAGCTGTTTCAGCCTCCCATCATATACCTGCACAAGAGAAGGACCAGATCATGCTCCAAGATTCAAAGCTTGTGTAAACTTCAACGGTGAAATATTTGAAAGCCCTACTTATTGTTCCACTCTCAGACAAGCTGAGCATTCAGCTGCTGAAGTTGCTCTCAGTGCTCTCTCTTCAAAGGGTCCTTCAAAGTCTCTAACCGCTAGAGTTCTT GATGAGACTGGGATCTACAAGAATCTGCTTCAAGAGACGGCACATAGAGCTGGTCTTGATCTACCGGTTTACACAAGTGTGAGATCAGGACCTGGTCATGTTCCAACGTTCTCTTGCACTGTGGAGCTTGCTGGGATGAGATTTAATGGAGAATCAGCAAAGACTAAGAAGCAAGCTGAGAAGAACGCTGCTATTGCAGCTTGGTTCTCCTTGAGAAAAA TGCCAACAAGCTTGGACTCTCAAAGAGgtgaagagaaagaaagagaggtaGTTGCAAGAGTCCTCTCAAGATTTAGACCCAAAGAAGGTAGAAGAAGAGAACAACATCACTCAAGGAGAAGAGCAATCCGACATGACACAAGAGACATGTTGTGTGAGAAGCTCAGAATGATTAATCCATATACCAATGAAGCTTCACCATCATCACTGAAACACCACCAAACACTACTACCACCGAGACTCTGGCCTTCAACAACAAATCTCCAACAACAATCGAAAGTCAAATCCTTGCTAGAGAAGTCTCAAGAACAGGCAGGGCTAAAACAGAGGAGCCCAGATGATGCAAAACCAGAGATGATAATAAAGTCGTTTCCTTTATCATCAATGGAGAGAAGAAACTGTTATAGTAAACTTCTTCCATTCCCCGAGATGTTTGCTGGAGGTTTTGGGTTAAACCATCAGAAACTTGCTCCATCTGTTCATATGAGATCGGTGATTCCAGTTTGCTCAGCTCCTCCACCTAAACCGTTATCGCCGTTCAATGGATCCAACACATCTTCTTGTTCTGCTCCAAGCTCGCTAGGAACTGAAGGGCAAGAGAAGAAGTCTCTGATGGAACTTGAGTTAGAATCAAAATCAGATCGAACCCATGATTAA